Proteins encoded within one genomic window of Thioploca ingrica:
- a CDS encoding NHL repeat containing protein: MLSKKLYFFNGKGKFFVFLILLLNPILTPALADTPAIIFQWGTLGDQAEQLNEPYGVAVDSEGYIYITDKFNHRIQKLNSTGIWITNWGSFGTQAGQFHNPTGIAVNSKNQIYVADTFNHRIQKFTRDGEFIRQWGSFGTQPGQFQFPAGIAVDKLDNVYVTSVLGHEVQKFTQNGIFLLAQWGGSGTAAGKFNQPHGIAVDNDNQVYVVDKVNHRIQKFDNQGNFISQWGSQGAAEGQFIYPTAIAIDSQNNSYVTDTGNRRVQKFNSSGTFLSQWNGAETNAEAQFQSPQGIAVDQLGNIYVIDKEKHRLQKFASPATPVLEVFQASSCPTDRASIYQFCTANNQALACQTVIEATSSVSKAVFACDAINKGLISNSTVKAAATLRGGILTGYIINQGTIADFEFRGASLQGGTLAGTIINSSSIGGWFQDVHLAANTHLSGGKLKGNISGEVNAPALLENLEVLPGSQLSGVKIGANVKLAKNVELNENVIRN, encoded by the coding sequence ATGTTGAGCAAAAAACTTTACTTTTTTAATGGTAAGGGGAAATTCTTTGTATTTCTTATACTTCTCCTAAATCCGATACTGACTCCCGCTTTAGCTGATACCCCGGCTATTATTTTTCAATGGGGTACGTTGGGAGATCAAGCCGAGCAACTGAATGAACCTTACGGGGTAGCGGTGGATAGCGAAGGTTATATTTATATCACTGATAAATTTAACCATCGGATTCAAAAATTGAATTCCACTGGTATTTGGATAACCAACTGGGGTAGTTTTGGTACCCAAGCCGGTCAATTTCATAATCCCACCGGTATCGCTGTTAATAGCAAAAATCAGATCTATGTTGCGGATACTTTTAATCATCGCATTCAAAAATTTACTCGTGATGGTGAATTTATCCGGCAATGGGGTAGCTTTGGTACTCAGCCGGGACAATTTCAATTCCCCGCCGGAATAGCTGTAGATAAATTAGATAATGTCTATGTCACCAGTGTGTTAGGACATGAGGTGCAAAAGTTTACCCAGAATGGGATTTTTTTACTCGCTCAGTGGGGTGGTAGTGGTACTGCAGCAGGAAAATTCAATCAACCGCATGGCATTGCAGTGGATAACGATAACCAAGTTTATGTGGTCGATAAAGTCAATCATCGCATCCAAAAATTTGATAACCAAGGTAATTTCATCAGCCAATGGGGAAGCCAGGGTGCTGCAGAAGGTCAATTCATCTATCCAACCGCTATAGCCATTGATAGTCAAAATAATAGCTATGTTACTGATACGGGCAACCGGCGAGTGCAAAAGTTCAACAGTAGTGGCACTTTTTTATCTCAATGGAATGGTGCTGAAACTAACGCCGAGGCTCAATTTCAATCTCCGCAAGGAATAGCCGTTGATCAATTGGGCAATATTTATGTCATTGACAAAGAGAAGCACCGTCTCCAAAAATTCGCTTCCCCAGCGACACCAGTGCTAGAAGTTTTCCAGGCGTCTTCCTGCCCAACAGACCGTGCCTCCATTTATCAATTTTGTACTGCTAATAATCAAGCCTTGGCTTGTCAGACCGTTATTGAAGCCACCAGTAGCGTTTCTAAAGCCGTTTTTGCTTGTGATGCGATTAATAAAGGCTTGATTTCTAACTCTACGGTCAAAGCAGCAGCCACTTTACGTGGCGGTATTTTAACGGGCTACATTATCAATCAAGGTACCATTGCTGACTTTGAATTTCGTGGTGCTTCTCTTCAAGGTGGCACGTTAGCCGGGACGATTATTAACAGCAGTTCCATCGGGGGTTGGTTTCAAGATGTGCATTTAGCCGCTAATACGCACCTTAGTGGTGGTAAACTCAAAGGTAATATTAGTGGAGAAGTGAATGCCCCAGCACTGTTAGAAAATTTAGAAGTTTTGCCAGGTAGCCAATTATCCGGAGTTAAGATCGGTGCTAATGTAAAACTCGCTAAAAATGTAGAGTTAAATGAAAATGTTATCCGGAATTAG